A portion of the Edaphobacter lichenicola genome contains these proteins:
- a CDS encoding redoxin family protein produces MRRPTLLAVLLICSTLCLPTAHAQTAPDYKSDPKFHAAIAEGKKLKHDRQIFFAIDAYKKASKIANGRDLDVLNEIFALQLSTGNYKDAVATASSLEAASTTPILKSRAEANRGYALFLQAGDKNKPDLLNASDAAFKAAIVDDPKNATALYLDGTVLARLGRMDAAREQFKSCVSCVNPQDPSYLRAQHFADDPSLSLHKMAPAFDVVALDGSKFNLDAMGGRVVLIDFWATWCGPCNEELPHVKKIAKEFAGQPLVIISVSWDSDETKWKNFIDKNEMTWVQYRDADHSLSKKFGVEAIPHYFTIDSDGVLTAEMLGSGSDVEGKLKKLIARAKVTAPPATQAGN; encoded by the coding sequence ATGCGTCGTCCCACCCTGCTCGCTGTTCTTCTCATCTGCTCCACCCTCTGCCTTCCCACAGCCCACGCACAGACAGCGCCAGACTATAAATCCGATCCAAAGTTTCATGCAGCCATCGCCGAAGGCAAGAAGCTCAAGCACGACAGACAGATCTTCTTCGCGATCGATGCCTACAAAAAGGCCAGCAAGATCGCCAACGGCAGAGACCTCGACGTCCTGAACGAAATCTTTGCGCTTCAACTCAGCACCGGCAACTACAAAGACGCTGTTGCCACTGCGTCCTCACTTGAAGCCGCATCCACGACGCCTATTCTCAAATCCCGCGCCGAAGCTAACCGCGGCTATGCACTCTTCCTGCAGGCCGGCGACAAAAACAAGCCCGATCTCCTGAACGCTTCGGATGCTGCCTTCAAAGCCGCCATCGTCGACGATCCAAAAAACGCCACCGCGCTCTATCTCGACGGCACCGTTCTCGCCCGTCTGGGCCGCATGGACGCAGCCCGCGAGCAGTTCAAATCCTGTGTCAGCTGCGTCAACCCTCAGGATCCCAGCTATCTTCGCGCCCAGCACTTCGCCGATGATCCCTCGCTCTCCCTCCACAAAATGGCTCCGGCCTTCGACGTCGTTGCACTCGACGGATCGAAGTTCAACCTCGACGCCATGGGCGGTCGCGTCGTTCTCATCGACTTCTGGGCCACCTGGTGCGGCCCCTGCAACGAAGAGCTCCCTCACGTGAAGAAGATCGCCAAAGAGTTCGCTGGCCAGCCTCTGGTCATCATCAGCGTTAGTTGGGACTCGGACGAGACCAAATGGAAGAACTTCATCGATAAGAACGAGATGACCTGGGTTCAGTACCGCGACGCAGACCACTCGCTGAGCAAAAAATTCGGTGTCGAAGCTATCCCGCACTACTTCACCATCGACTCAGACGGCGTCCTCACCGCCGAGATGCTGGGCTCCGGCTCCGACGTGGAAGGCAAGCTCAAGAAACTCATCGCTCGAGCCAAAGTCACCGCTCCGCCAGCAACGCAAGCTGGCAATTAG
- a CDS encoding prolipoprotein diacylglyceryl transferase, producing MHPYLLHSGHLLLPTFGVLAAIGLMAALTLSLRTAATVALNPSKLWDAGLFTLLSAFALSRLLLILSNFRDFLAYPFLLLMVPSLTTGGILLTILATVIYLRVRSFPILDTLDAWSPCATIIWAFLALGHFAEGSDAGLPTTLPWATHIPPDHTRLHPVPVYAAIAAALLTLALLRQLRRRRHPGDTFALALTATAIIQFFLTFFRQPYPYVNASYGILDPIQWIALGMIVTAGLIALLPRKLVTHAV from the coding sequence GTGCATCCCTACCTCCTCCACTCCGGCCATCTCCTCCTCCCCACCTTCGGCGTCCTCGCTGCCATTGGCCTCATGGCCGCCCTAACGCTCAGTCTCCGCACAGCGGCAACCGTCGCCCTCAATCCAAGTAAGCTCTGGGACGCAGGCCTCTTCACCCTCCTCTCAGCCTTCGCGCTCTCCCGCCTGCTTCTCATCCTCTCGAACTTCCGCGACTTCCTCGCCTACCCCTTCCTCCTGCTGATGGTGCCCTCCCTCACCACCGGCGGCATCCTTCTCACCATCCTCGCAACCGTGATCTACCTCCGCGTACGTAGCTTCCCCATCCTCGACACCCTCGACGCCTGGAGCCCCTGCGCCACCATCATCTGGGCCTTCCTCGCGCTGGGACACTTCGCGGAAGGCAGCGACGCCGGCCTGCCCACCACCCTCCCTTGGGCCACGCATATACCACCCGATCACACCCGCCTCCATCCCGTTCCCGTTTACGCCGCCATCGCAGCGGCTCTTCTGACTCTCGCCCTGCTCCGCCAACTTCGCCGCCGTCGGCATCCCGGTGACACCTTCGCCCTCGCCCTCACAGCGACAGCGATCATCCAGTTCTTCCTCACCTTCTTCCGCCAGCCCTACCCGTACGTCAACGCGTCGTACGGCATCCTCGACCCCATCCAGTGGATCGCCCTCGGTATGATCGTTACAGCAGGCCTCATCGCTCTGCTGCCAAGAAAGCTGGTCACCCATGCCGTCTAA
- a CDS encoding RluA family pseudouridine synthase gives MPSKNMLPKGQRRRTVRPEYVATRGIEEAAPLPVPVIEFDEVEEDTDAASIRTFTADPAAANLRLDQYLAQAIPDISRARVQLLIEAGQVRVDGNPAKTKQKLHGGESIEIEGSPQPEPLHAIPEDIPLDILHEDKYLAVINKPAGMMVHAGAGSTDDVRNRGTLVNALLFHFAKLSDVGGDLRPGIVHRLDKLTSGLILVAKDDSTHRKLGEMFSRRQVTKTYIALLHGHIKKDDTTVNLPIARDIIRRTRMTTRRADGRTAVSHFHVLERLTTPYGPFTFVEVRIETGRTHQIRVHAQSLGHPVVGDTLYGAPHAIPGLPSEKNLTRNFLHAAHLSFTHPQTNKPVDLDAPLPTELETFLQAIRTNSSTIE, from the coding sequence ATGCCGTCTAAGAACATGCTCCCTAAGGGCCAGCGCCGTCGCACCGTACGTCCCGAATACGTCGCCACTCGCGGCATCGAAGAAGCCGCTCCACTTCCAGTCCCGGTCATCGAGTTCGACGAAGTCGAAGAAGACACCGACGCGGCATCCATCCGCACCTTCACCGCCGACCCCGCCGCCGCCAACCTCCGCCTCGACCAGTACCTCGCCCAGGCCATCCCCGACATCAGCCGCGCCCGCGTTCAACTCCTCATCGAAGCCGGCCAGGTCCGTGTCGACGGCAACCCCGCCAAGACAAAACAGAAGCTCCACGGCGGCGAATCCATCGAGATCGAAGGCTCCCCCCAGCCTGAGCCACTCCACGCCATCCCCGAGGACATCCCCCTCGACATCCTCCACGAAGACAAATACCTTGCCGTCATCAACAAGCCCGCAGGCATGATGGTGCACGCCGGAGCAGGAAGCACAGACGACGTCCGCAACCGCGGTACGCTCGTCAACGCACTCCTCTTTCACTTCGCCAAACTCTCCGACGTTGGCGGCGACCTTCGTCCCGGCATCGTCCATCGCCTCGACAAGCTCACCAGCGGCCTCATCCTCGTCGCCAAAGACGACAGCACCCACCGCAAACTCGGCGAGATGTTCTCCCGCCGTCAGGTCACAAAAACGTACATAGCCCTACTCCACGGCCACATCAAAAAAGACGACACCACCGTCAATCTCCCCATCGCTCGCGACATCATCCGCCGCACCCGCATGACCACCCGCCGCGCCGATGGCCGTACCGCCGTCTCCCACTTCCACGTTCTCGAACGTCTAACCACTCCCTATGGTCCCTTCACCTTCGTCGAGGTCCGCATTGAGACCGGCCGCACCCACCAGATCCGCGTCCACGCCCAATCCCTCGGCCATCCCGTCGTCGGCGACACCCTCTACGGCGCTCCACACGCTATCCCCGGTCTTCCTTCTGAGAAAAACCTCACCCGCAACTTCCTCCACGCCGCGCATCTCTCCTTCACTCACCCCCAAACCAACAAGCCCGTGGACCTCGACGCTCCCCTCCCCACCGAGCTCGAGACGTTTTTGCAAGCAATCCGCACGAATTCGTCCACAATTGAGTAG
- the pheT gene encoding phenylalanine--tRNA ligase subunit beta — MNILTAWLRSYVPNIPADDHQLAEDLTLRGIAVEGVHNLGPNNGHLFEMDITTNRVDAMNHYGIAREAATIYNLPLAPFNTKLPIGTLVDEPFPVRIAPEAKGLCGRFTAQVLRGVTIAPSTGQIAEYFTLLGQKQISNAVDASNFTLLGMGHPTHAFDLDKIEGGIVVRLAHKGEKLKLLDGTDRTLEADDLVVADEVKALSLAGVMGGWDSMITPETKNILVEAAWFDQATVRRSSRRHGLHTDASHRFERGADFNAAPVANALVTQLILQAGGSIEGELIDLIDPDVAARTATRPPIELSVKQVQRHLGTTIAPEGITSEIVSQYLTSLGCELLLQGLDVYSVKLPSWRLDLEREIDLIEEVARVYGYNRFANTLPTPGIVIDHPTAAKEVAVRTRLLALGFSESVSSTFAGQPDADLFYTEKSADKSEGKGTVPMENPLSEEASLLRPSLVPGMVTMLAHNLNRDVKEVRLFEQGQIFTGTIPADGTYISEVHEAPQLSLGLTTATPQPTAPLQVAADAPFFELKGAIESLLSLFTLPGGPGALSFTPEAPAWLQPGRSATALLNNHPIAHFGELAHTQREARKLRQPIYLAQLDLAALYELPLKKITAHDLSRFQAVERDFSFVFSDTIQWHAVASAIHALTIPELQSLKPIEVWRDAKKYPGVYSLLLRTVFQSNDRTLRDEELTDWWTKIIAALTALGGTIRDGANETSK, encoded by the coding sequence ATGAATATCCTCACCGCTTGGCTTCGCTCCTACGTCCCCAACATCCCGGCCGATGACCACCAACTCGCCGAAGACCTCACCCTCCGCGGAATCGCCGTAGAAGGCGTCCACAATCTAGGCCCAAACAACGGCCACCTCTTCGAGATGGACATCACCACCAACCGCGTCGACGCCATGAACCACTACGGCATAGCCCGCGAAGCCGCCACCATCTACAACCTGCCCCTCGCGCCCTTCAACACCAAACTCCCCATCGGCACCCTCGTCGACGAGCCATTCCCCGTCCGCATCGCCCCTGAAGCCAAAGGTCTCTGCGGCCGCTTCACCGCCCAGGTCCTACGCGGCGTCACCATCGCCCCCAGCACCGGCCAGATCGCCGAATACTTCACCCTCCTCGGCCAAAAACAAATCTCTAACGCCGTCGACGCCAGCAACTTCACGCTCCTCGGCATGGGCCATCCCACCCACGCCTTCGACCTCGACAAGATCGAAGGCGGCATCGTCGTCCGCCTCGCCCACAAAGGCGAAAAGTTAAAACTCCTCGACGGCACCGACCGCACCCTCGAAGCTGACGACCTCGTCGTAGCCGATGAAGTCAAAGCCCTCTCACTCGCCGGAGTCATGGGCGGCTGGGACTCCATGATCACCCCCGAAACCAAGAACATCCTCGTCGAAGCCGCATGGTTCGATCAGGCCACCGTCCGCCGCAGCTCCCGCCGTCACGGCCTGCACACCGACGCCTCCCACCGCTTCGAGCGCGGCGCCGACTTCAACGCCGCTCCCGTCGCCAACGCCCTCGTCACCCAGCTCATCCTCCAAGCCGGAGGCAGCATCGAAGGCGAACTCATCGACCTCATCGACCCCGACGTCGCCGCCCGCACCGCCACGCGCCCACCCATCGAGCTCTCCGTCAAGCAAGTCCAGCGCCACCTCGGCACCACCATCGCACCCGAAGGCATCACCTCAGAGATCGTCTCCCAGTACCTCACCTCGCTAGGCTGCGAGCTCCTCCTGCAAGGTCTCGACGTCTACTCGGTAAAACTCCCAAGCTGGCGTCTCGACCTCGAGCGCGAGATCGATCTCATCGAAGAGGTCGCCCGCGTCTACGGCTACAACCGCTTCGCCAACACCCTCCCCACCCCCGGCATCGTCATCGACCACCCCACCGCCGCCAAAGAAGTCGCAGTCCGCACCCGCCTCCTCGCCCTCGGCTTCAGCGAATCCGTCTCCAGCACCTTCGCCGGCCAACCCGACGCCGACCTCTTCTATACAGAAAAATCAGCAGACAAGAGCGAAGGGAAGGGAACCGTCCCCATGGAGAACCCACTCTCCGAAGAGGCATCGCTCCTCCGTCCATCACTAGTCCCAGGCATGGTCACCATGCTCGCCCACAACCTCAACCGCGACGTCAAAGAAGTCCGCCTCTTCGAGCAGGGCCAGATCTTCACCGGCACCATCCCCGCCGACGGCACCTACATCTCCGAAGTCCACGAAGCCCCTCAGCTCTCCCTAGGCCTCACCACCGCAACACCACAACCAACCGCCCCACTCCAAGTCGCAGCCGACGCTCCATTCTTCGAGCTCAAGGGCGCAATCGAATCTCTTCTCTCCCTCTTCACCCTGCCCGGCGGCCCAGGCGCGCTATCCTTCACTCCAGAAGCCCCAGCCTGGCTCCAACCCGGCCGCAGCGCCACCGCCCTCCTCAACAACCACCCCATCGCCCACTTCGGTGAACTGGCCCATACACAGCGCGAAGCCCGCAAGCTCCGCCAGCCCATCTACCTCGCCCAGCTCGACCTCGCCGCACTCTACGAACTTCCCCTCAAAAAGATCACCGCCCACGACCTCTCCCGCTTCCAGGCCGTCGAGCGCGACTTCTCCTTCGTCTTCTCCGACACTATCCAGTGGCACGCCGTAGCCTCCGCCATCCACGCCCTCACCATCCCCGAACTGCAAAGCCTTAAGCCCATCGAAGTCTGGCGCGACGCAAAGAAGTACCCCGGCGTCTACTCGCTCCTCCTCCGCACCGTCTTCCAATCCAACGACCGCACTCTCCGCGACGAAGAACTCACCGACTGGTGGACAAAGATCATCGCAGCCCTCACCGCTTTAGGTGGCACCATCCGCGACGGCGCCAACGAAACATCAAAATAA
- a CDS encoding lactonase family protein, which translates to MKLSRIGRVSMALVASVAMGLGMTACGGGTIGFMWVLGTQYNQIAGFKIDDFSGNLTQIPHSPFSSGGSDPVSLVVKPGGRFLYVVNKGGSNNTGVNPACGTNGSISEFSVGGQGVLTFQQCFQAQGQTPVWAAHDSTGNFLYVLSQTAPPPSPTVDDPNPPAPANGAITVFAADPNTGRLTLVLNQQIKDPNTGLQLTYFPVGNQPSMLAIAGGCVFTLNRADNTVFPYAAGASGQLTQTTNSLITTGATNATSIITGGTSIYITDAGTPNSPGQILPFTVAATSCALNTITGGATANISPASNPVYALVGGTGSSNTHLYVANQSTTNSTLPNSSISAFNIQTNGQLQPLPDPGNNPYPVGGGPVCMVEDPSNQYIYTSNGDGTVTGKSISTVGQLSNLKRATTFTATGQATCLAVSGNVD; encoded by the coding sequence ATGAAGTTGAGTAGGATTGGCCGGGTTTCAATGGCCTTGGTAGCGTCCGTAGCGATGGGTCTGGGCATGACGGCGTGCGGTGGCGGCACGATCGGGTTCATGTGGGTTCTGGGAACGCAGTACAACCAGATTGCAGGCTTTAAGATTGATGATTTCTCGGGCAATCTGACGCAGATCCCGCACTCCCCGTTCAGCTCGGGCGGGTCGGATCCGGTTTCGCTCGTGGTGAAGCCAGGTGGCCGGTTCCTGTATGTGGTCAACAAGGGCGGCTCGAATAACACTGGCGTCAATCCCGCCTGCGGAACAAACGGGAGCATTAGCGAGTTCAGCGTGGGTGGCCAGGGTGTCCTGACCTTCCAGCAGTGCTTTCAGGCACAAGGGCAGACTCCGGTATGGGCGGCACACGATAGCACCGGCAATTTCCTGTATGTTCTGTCCCAAACTGCGCCGCCTCCAAGCCCAACTGTAGACGACCCTAACCCGCCCGCTCCCGCAAATGGCGCGATCACTGTGTTCGCGGCTGACCCAAACACGGGACGGCTGACTTTGGTACTGAACCAGCAGATCAAGGACCCGAATACGGGGCTGCAGTTGACCTACTTCCCGGTTGGAAATCAGCCTTCGATGCTGGCGATCGCCGGGGGATGCGTCTTTACACTGAACCGTGCGGACAATACCGTATTTCCCTATGCAGCGGGCGCCAGCGGGCAGCTGACCCAGACAACGAACTCGCTGATCACGACCGGAGCGACAAACGCGACCTCGATTATTACCGGCGGAACCTCGATCTACATAACAGATGCGGGGACACCAAACTCTCCGGGACAGATTCTTCCGTTCACCGTCGCGGCGACATCGTGCGCGTTGAATACGATCACGGGCGGCGCTACCGCGAACATCTCCCCTGCGTCGAACCCGGTGTACGCGCTTGTCGGCGGCACAGGTAGTTCGAATACTCACTTGTATGTGGCGAACCAGTCCACGACAAACTCGACGCTACCCAACAGTTCCATTTCGGCGTTCAACATTCAGACGAACGGTCAGTTGCAGCCGCTACCCGATCCAGGGAACAATCCGTATCCTGTTGGAGGGGGGCCGGTCTGCATGGTCGAGGACCCGTCGAACCAGTACATCTATACGTCGAATGGAGATGGGACGGTGACCGGCAAGAGTATCTCGACTGTCGGGCAGCTCTCAAACTTGAAACGAGCGACGACCTTTACGGCGACAGGCCAGGCGACATGCCTAGCGGTAAGCGGCAACGTAGACTAG
- a CDS encoding phage holin family protein, translated as MLRLLLHWILNALALLVVSHFVDGFIVSNVVSAFIAVVVIGLFNATLGLFLKVITLPLGILTFGIFFLVVNAVVLWFSSKFVPGFAVTTFKAAFLGALALAVLHMLFGFFGSAVKKNS; from the coding sequence ATGCTTCGCTTGCTCTTGCACTGGATTTTGAATGCCCTGGCGCTGTTGGTTGTGTCGCACTTCGTCGATGGGTTCATTGTGAGTAATGTCGTGTCGGCGTTTATTGCGGTGGTTGTGATTGGGTTGTTCAATGCGACGCTGGGATTGTTTCTGAAGGTCATTACGCTGCCGCTGGGCATTCTGACGTTTGGGATCTTCTTCCTGGTGGTGAATGCGGTGGTTCTCTGGTTTTCGAGTAAGTTTGTGCCAGGGTTTGCGGTGACGACGTTCAAGGCGGCGTTTCTTGGGGCGCTGGCGCTGGCTGTTTTGCATATGCTGTTTGGGTTCTTCGGGTCCGCGGTAAAGAAAAATTCTTAA
- a CDS encoding alpha/beta hydrolase, translating to MRKFCALLVIVSCGFAMAQSTGWPVGAGHAVVTLWPKGAPGADMTKGPEADTSTTADKKIAGRTVVRLGNVSVPTLTLFEPKGGSNGAAVVVFPGGGYSILAMDLEGTEVCDWLTSRGVTCALLKYRVPGTGPYPKSDEALQDAQRAVGLVRAHATEWKIDPKRVGVLGFSAGAHLAAALSTHFTARLYGRVDAADDLSCRPDFAVVLYPGYLALADKGMMFNPDIPVTKETPPTFLLQAEDDDTAHVENATAYFLALKNAGVPTELHIYAEGGHGYGLRRTKLPVTGWPDLVDVWMKTIGVTSSTQ from the coding sequence ATGCGTAAGTTTTGTGCCCTGCTGGTGATCGTTAGTTGCGGGTTTGCGATGGCGCAGTCTACGGGATGGCCGGTGGGAGCGGGGCATGCGGTGGTGACACTGTGGCCGAAAGGGGCGCCGGGGGCGGATATGACGAAGGGGCCGGAGGCGGATACTTCGACGACGGCTGATAAGAAGATTGCGGGTAGGACTGTGGTTCGGCTGGGGAATGTGTCGGTGCCGACGTTGACGCTGTTTGAGCCGAAGGGTGGGAGCAATGGTGCGGCGGTGGTGGTATTTCCAGGGGGTGGGTACAGCATTCTGGCGATGGATCTCGAGGGGACGGAGGTGTGCGACTGGCTGACCTCGCGCGGTGTAACGTGCGCGCTGCTGAAGTACAGGGTGCCGGGGACGGGGCCGTATCCGAAGTCGGATGAAGCGCTGCAGGATGCGCAGAGGGCGGTGGGATTGGTGAGGGCGCATGCGACGGAGTGGAAGATCGATCCGAAGCGGGTTGGGGTGCTGGGGTTCTCTGCCGGTGCGCATCTGGCGGCTGCGTTGAGTACGCACTTTACGGCGCGACTGTACGGACGGGTGGATGCTGCGGATGATTTGAGTTGCAGGCCGGACTTTGCTGTGGTGCTTTATCCGGGGTACCTGGCGCTGGCGGATAAAGGGATGATGTTCAATCCAGATATTCCGGTAACGAAGGAGACGCCGCCTACGTTTCTACTACAGGCAGAGGATGATGACACGGCGCATGTGGAGAACGCTACGGCTTACTTTCTTGCGCTGAAGAACGCCGGGGTGCCGACTGAGTTGCATATCTATGCCGAAGGTGGACATGGGTATGGCCTGCGGCGGACCAAGTTGCCGGTGACGGGATGGCCGGATCTGGTGGATGTCTGGATGAAGACGATTGGAGTGACTTCGAGCACGCAGTAA
- a CDS encoding bestrophin-like domain — translation MNYPIAIFFFTFFLLWFAAWVGGRLNKLRHGLEEEERPDFGTVLAATLTLLGLIIGFSFSMATARYDLRKTYEEAEANAIGTEYIRADLLPEPGRAQVRSLLRQYTDQRIAFYNARNWDDLNQIVQSTAKLQDELWTAASKPALAQPTPVIALAVAGMNDVINSQGYTQAAWWNRIPVGAWFLMFGIALFCNLLLGFGSRRVDGRLLLVLPLVVAVSFFLIADIDSPRGGVIQVHPQNLYSLRASVGE, via the coding sequence TTGAACTATCCAATAGCTATTTTTTTCTTTACGTTTTTTCTTTTGTGGTTCGCGGCGTGGGTGGGCGGGCGGCTCAATAAACTGCGCCATGGTCTGGAGGAGGAGGAACGTCCGGACTTTGGGACGGTCCTCGCGGCGACGTTGACCCTGCTGGGTCTGATTATTGGATTCAGCTTTTCGATGGCGACGGCGCGTTATGACCTGCGCAAGACGTACGAAGAGGCGGAGGCGAACGCGATTGGTACGGAGTACATCCGGGCCGATCTGCTGCCGGAGCCGGGCAGAGCGCAGGTGCGAAGTCTGCTGCGACAGTACACGGACCAGAGGATCGCGTTTTATAACGCGCGGAACTGGGATGATCTGAATCAGATCGTACAAAGTACGGCGAAGCTGCAGGATGAGCTTTGGACTGCGGCCTCGAAGCCGGCGCTGGCTCAACCGACTCCGGTGATTGCGCTGGCAGTTGCGGGGATGAACGACGTGATCAACTCGCAGGGGTATACGCAGGCGGCGTGGTGGAATCGGATCCCTGTCGGGGCGTGGTTTTTGATGTTCGGGATCGCGCTGTTCTGCAATTTGCTGCTGGGATTTGGATCTCGGAGGGTGGATGGGCGGCTGTTGCTGGTGCTGCCGCTGGTGGTGGCGGTTTCGTTCTTCCTGATTGCGGATATCGACAGCCCACGGGGTGGGGTGATTCAGGTGCATCCGCAGAATCTATATAGTTTGAGGGCGAGTGTGGGGGAGTAG
- a CDS encoding lactonase family protein, whose product MKWNKMGRGTLASILSLALVSVTACSRDYVLAYVYVTTSKPLTSTSPNGGISAYAVDFQIGSLAPLADSPIPAGRKPITLVASPSGLSLYVLNQDDATVGQYAIGTDGKIYLQNTVNITGSNPTAIAIDQAGAFLYVAFQYQLGPQGQQLYSSASPGPGGVTVFPINKDGSLGTPVANTTVGTTAANPLNYFPVGNNPAGIVVSNIPPNGNLGRFVYVIDQETTTTPKATVLGFSQNATTGGLIPTPGTTITTDSTGRTVATGYTAGTTPSAIAVDPTSRWVYVTDEAMNQLIGYNLNNDGSLTAMVNSPFPTGIFPVGLTIDPRGKFLYVANFTSGTVGAYALDVNAGTPTGSVGSASTATGTGPTCVTIEPALGIYLYTSNNLEGDVSAMQLAPQNGTLKQVQNTPFPSSALPTCAVTVANGSHPTQIIVN is encoded by the coding sequence ATGAAGTGGAATAAGATGGGCCGTGGAACGTTGGCCTCGATTTTGTCTTTGGCGTTGGTAAGCGTAACGGCGTGCAGCCGCGACTACGTGCTGGCGTATGTGTACGTGACGACGTCGAAACCCCTGACCAGTACGTCTCCCAATGGCGGCATCAGCGCCTATGCGGTGGACTTCCAGATTGGCTCGCTGGCGCCGCTTGCGGATTCGCCGATACCCGCGGGCCGGAAGCCGATCACGCTGGTTGCCTCGCCGAGTGGATTGTCGCTGTATGTCCTGAACCAAGACGACGCGACCGTTGGCCAGTATGCAATCGGGACCGACGGTAAGATCTACCTGCAGAACACGGTGAACATCACGGGAAGCAACCCGACCGCGATTGCGATCGATCAAGCAGGCGCGTTTCTGTATGTGGCGTTCCAGTATCAGCTTGGTCCGCAGGGACAACAGCTTTATTCGTCGGCTTCGCCTGGGCCGGGCGGCGTCACGGTGTTTCCAATCAATAAAGACGGCAGCCTCGGTACACCCGTGGCGAATACGACGGTTGGAACGACTGCAGCGAATCCGCTGAACTACTTCCCTGTCGGCAATAATCCAGCCGGCATTGTCGTCAGCAATATTCCGCCGAACGGCAATCTGGGTCGCTTCGTGTATGTCATCGATCAAGAGACAACGACGACGCCGAAGGCTACTGTACTCGGATTTTCCCAGAATGCGACGACTGGCGGTCTAATACCGACTCCAGGCACCACAATTACTACCGATAGTACTGGCAGGACAGTAGCGACCGGTTACACTGCTGGGACAACGCCGAGTGCGATCGCTGTCGATCCGACCTCGCGCTGGGTTTACGTCACAGATGAAGCCATGAATCAGTTGATCGGCTATAACCTGAACAACGATGGCTCGCTCACTGCGATGGTGAACAGCCCTTTCCCGACCGGTATTTTTCCAGTCGGACTGACGATCGATCCGCGGGGCAAGTTCCTGTATGTTGCGAACTTCACCTCCGGCACTGTGGGAGCCTATGCGCTTGACGTCAATGCAGGGACACCGACTGGATCTGTCGGCTCTGCCTCTACGGCGACCGGTACGGGACCTACGTGCGTCACGATCGAGCCGGCATTGGGCATTTACTTGTACACCTCGAATAACCTGGAGGGTGACGTCTCCGCAATGCAGCTTGCTCCGCAAAACGGCACGCTGAAGCAGGTGCAGAATACTCCGTTCCCTTCGAGTGCATTGCCGACATGTGCGGTAACGGTTGCAAATGGATCGCACCCGACACAGATCATCGTCAACTAA
- a CDS encoding cell division protein ZapA → MDQTLEAAKAPAEPTQNQSIAVDIYDQVYNLRGTDPAYIERLAAIVDAKMRAVSAHGNTVDSLRVAVLAALNIADELCCARDRNDNLAGSLQNSQQSLRSRAGTIAHMLDEVLDERKVG, encoded by the coding sequence ATGGACCAGACCCTCGAAGCCGCAAAGGCCCCCGCCGAGCCGACGCAAAACCAGTCCATCGCCGTCGACATCTACGATCAGGTCTACAATCTTCGCGGTACCGATCCCGCCTACATCGAACGCCTCGCCGCCATCGTCGACGCCAAGATGCGCGCCGTCTCCGCCCACGGCAACACCGTCGATTCCTTACGTGTCGCCGTCCTCGCCGCGCTCAACATCGCCGACGAGCTCTGCTGCGCCCGCGACCGCAACGACAACCTCGCGGGCAGCCTCCAGAACTCACAGCAATCCCTCCGCTCCCGTGCCGGCACCATCGCCCACATGCTCGACGAGGTCCTCGACGAGCGCAAAGTCGGCTGA
- a CDS encoding nuclear transport factor 2 family protein: MRKFCVLVLMVALGGAVTGARAQTVPSLDEIKSDAELTKAITTLDKELFDAYNTCNIEKLGTLVVDDLEFYHDKTGLAVGKQVFLDAIKNNICGKVTRQLVPGSLEVYPLHGYGAVEIGTHRFYHPGMEGPAGEAKFVTLWQYKDGAWKVSRVISYDHGAVK; the protein is encoded by the coding sequence ATGAGAAAGTTTTGTGTTTTGGTGTTGATGGTTGCGTTGGGTGGTGCGGTGACTGGTGCGCGGGCGCAGACGGTTCCATCGCTCGATGAGATCAAGAGTGATGCGGAGTTGACGAAGGCGATTACGACGCTGGATAAAGAGCTGTTCGATGCGTACAACACGTGCAATATCGAAAAGCTGGGAACGCTGGTGGTGGACGACCTGGAGTTTTATCACGACAAGACCGGGCTGGCGGTGGGCAAGCAGGTGTTTCTGGATGCGATCAAGAACAACATCTGCGGGAAGGTAACGCGGCAGTTGGTGCCGGGGTCGCTGGAGGTTTATCCGCTGCATGGTTATGGGGCGGTGGAGATTGGGACGCATCGGTTTTACCACCCGGGCATGGAGGGGCCGGCGGGAGAGGCGAAGTTCGTCACTCTGTGGCAGTACAAGGATGGCGCGTGGAAGGTTTCGCGGGTGATCAGCTATGACCATGGGGCGGTGAAGTGA